GGTGGCCACCCACGGCCCGTGCGGGCCGAGGGACGCCAGACCGGTCCGGGGCAGGGCGAGGACAGCGCCGAGCCGACCACCGGCCGACTCGGCGCTGTCCACGTGCATCACGGTGCGTGCCCCACGAGGTGAGGCCTCACGTCGACGATCAGCGCGGCGGCGCGGGACGCCACGCGTAGATCGACTGCATCTGGGTGGCGGCGCGCTTGGTGTCGAGGTGGGTGCGGATGCGCTTCATCATGGTGTCTTCTCCAGGGGTTGGGGTTGGTGCACACCTGCGGGTGCGGGCGTGCGATTGCCGCCACGCTGGAGTTCTGGCCCGGACGAGCGTTCAGGGAAGGGTCAGGAATCCACCGTGCGTAGCGTCTCTGTGATGAGGTCGGTCAGCTGCTGGATGCGCAGGGGCTTCTGCATCACGTTGTCCACACCGAGCTCTTGCAGGGTTGCTCGGTGCTCGCCGGCCCAGGCGCTGATCACCACGACCTTCATGGTCGGGGCCACCTCAGGGTGCTCCCGGAGCCAGCGGACGACCTCCACGCCGTTCATGCGCGGCATGGTGAGGTCGAGGAGCATGACGTCGAAGGTCTCCACCTGGAGACGCTCGACGGCAGCCTGTCCGTCCTCGGCGGTCGCGGCGGCGTGGCCGGCGCGCTCCACCAGGCGGGAGAACACGTCACGGATGTCCTCGTTGTCGTCGACAACGAGGAAACGCAGCTGCCGAGACGCGTCGCTCACGAGTGCAGGCTAGTCATGTCAGGGGGTGTGTGGGGGGTCAAATCGGACAAACGGTCGAAATCTTCTCCGAAGACCCGCCCCGACGGGCGGTGCGCCATGCGGGGATTGGTTGGGTCCCTGCCCGTCGCTGCCCCTATGCTGGGCCCCGTCCGACCGGGTCTCCCGGGAGGGCTGGCCCCCATCGTCTAGCGGCCCAGGACCCCGCCCTTTCACGGCGGTAGCGCCGGTTCGAATCCGGTTGGGGGTGCCAGTGGTCCACTCAGTGGTGGCCGCTCCTGACCATCCGCATGATCCGCAGGTTGAACATCGCGAAGCGCGCGAGCTGGACCGGCACGCTGCGACGCCGCTCCAGGGTGCGCCCGGTGGGCAGCGGGGCGGCGCTGAGGTCGACGACCGGGAGCGTGGTGTCGGTGCGCAGCGCGGTGAAGGTGGGCGTGTGTGCCTGCATGGTCGTCACTCCGGGATCAGGTGCCAGCCAGGGCGGGCCTTGGCCTTGTAGAGGAACAGGTGGTGGAGCATGAGCTTGACCCAGTGGCCCCCGAGCCCGAGCTCGCCCCTGGTGCTGCCGAGGTCGCGGCCGGTGGGATAGCGGGAGTAGTCCGGGACGACCGGCATCATCGTCATCGACGCCGCCGACCCCTCGCGCAGGCCCGAGCCGACCGAGGCCACGCACGCGGCACCCATCTCCGCCAGGGAGGCGGTGTGCGGCGCCCGGTCCGCCCCGTGCCGGATCCGGTCCACGATGGTGAGCGCCGCGGTACGTCCCATCACCCCGCTGGGCATGCCGGTGCGCGGGGGCGAGGGGGCGATCACGGTGCCGTTCGGCGTCGTGCGCGGCAGCGAGATCTGGTGCGGGGGAGCGAAGGCGATGCCCACGGCGAAGATGTTGTCGTAGCCGGGCGCGAGGTAGGTCCGCGGCCAGTCCGCGGCGCTCCACTCCTCGAACGGCTTGGGGCTGTAGTCCGCGTCGACCCGCATGAAGCCGCTCGGGGCGAACATCCGGTCGGTGATGTCCGCGCCCTCGCGGTCGTAGGCGTGCAGCCGCACGCCGCCGAAGGGCGGGAGGAGCATCGCGAAGTCGAACTCGAGCCGGTGGTGCGCGCCGTCGAGGGTCTCGAAGGACACGACGCCCGGCTCCACGCGCTCGACGTGCGCTCCGAGGACGGCCTCGATCCCGCGCTCCCGGAACAGCGAGGCGGTCCAGAGCTCGCTGCTGGTGCGGAAGCCCATCTCCTCGAAGGTCATGCCGCCGACGCCGAAGTCGCCGAGCGCGGCCTCGTTGGTGAGGTAGACCAGGCGCGCGAGGTCGCGCACGCCGGCGTCGCGCAGCTTCTGGTCGACGTTGAAGACGTACTCGAAGGCGGCACCCTCGCAGGTGCACGTGCCGTGGCCCATGCCGACGACGAGGGTCTGGGGCGTCCCGGCCCTCATGCGCTCGATCGACGCGGACAGCGCGCGGGCGGCGTCGATCGCGTGGTCGGCGGTGCAGACCGACACGGTGTGACCGCCGTCGGGCCCGAGGCCCTCGGTGGCCTCGAAGCGCAGCTGGGGGCCGGTCGCGTTGACGAGGTAGTCGAACCGGAGCTGCTCCTCGCGACCCGCGCGGTCCTTGCCGGTGTGGACGATGTCGACCGCGCCGCGGGGGTCGTCAGCGGTGCCGTCGGGGCGGATCGCGACGGCCCGGGCCTGGCGGAACTCGATGCCCTTGCGGCGATAGACCGGGGCGAGGGGGAACACCACCGACTTCTTGTCCATGGTGCCCACGCCGACCCAGATGTTGGACGGGATCCAGTTCCAGTGCGAGTTGGGCGAGACGACGGTGACGGTGTGCGTCCGGTCGAGCAGCCGCCTGAGGTGGAGAGCGGCGGTGTGTCCGGACACGCCCGCGCCGAGCACGACGACATGGGCCACGGTTTCCTCCTTCGACGACGTGTCCACAACATACCCCTGGGGTATGTGTTCGTCAGCGATTCGCAGAAGTCCGTTCGAGGACCCGCTCCCCGGCGCTGCCCCGATTTGGTGGTGGGTGACGGCGATGGGTTACAGTTCCACCCGCTTCGCAGGAAGCACGACCAGGCCCCGTAGCGCAGTTGGTTAGCGCGCCGCCCTGTCACGGCGGAGGCCGCGGGTTCGAGTCCCGTCGGGGTCGCAGAGCAATGAAGAGGGAGAGCCGTCAGGCTCTCCCTCTTCTGCGTTCCGGGGAACCCCGAGCCGTTCGGTGGTGCTCCCTAGGCTGGACGCATGCCGGTCGACCTCGATGCCGCCTCCTTCGACGCGATGGTCGAGCGCGCCCTCGACGAGCTCCCCGACGAGCTGGCCCGGCTGGTGGAGAACGTGGTGGTGCTGGTCGAGCCCGAGGCCCCGGCCGACGACCCGGACCTCCTCGGGCTCTACGACGGGCTCGCGCTCACCGAGCGGCCCGCCAACCACGCGGGCTTCCTGCCCGACCGGATCCTGCTGTTCCGCGGTCCGCTGCTCGACGTCGCAGAGACGGTCGAGGAGCTGGAGGAGGAGGTGCGGATCACCGTCGTGCACGAGGTCGCCCACCACTTCGGTCTCGACGACGCGCGCCTGCACGCCCTCGGCTGGGGCTGAGGTCCGGCGCGCGGGCTCAGCCCGCGAGCGCGCTGCCGAGCAGCCATCCGGCCGAGCAGGCCGCCAGGGCGAGCACGGTGGTGACGGCGACGTAGCCGCCGGCCTCGCGCGCGGGCCGGTCGACCGCCTGCACGGCGAAGGAGGAGAACGTCGTGAGGGCCCCGCAGAACCCGGTGCCCAGCAGGGCCCACGCGGCGCCACCGAGGGAGAGCGCCGCGAACAGGCCGAAGAGGCCCGAGCCCACGGCGTTGACCAGCAGCGTGCCGCGCGGCCACGCGTCGTCGAGCAGGTGCGTGCAGGCGTAGCGCAGCGGTGCCCCGACGGCCGCGCCGAGGGCGACCAGCAGGGCCGTCGTCGTCTCGCTCACCCCAGGGCCTCCTCGGGCTCGGCCCGGCGCGAGAGCCGTCGCCCCACGGACGCCGCGGCGAGGCCGGCGGCGAGCGTCACGAGGAGGTAGAGGCCGGCGATCGCGCCGTGGCCCGAGGCGGCGAGCTCGCGCGTCTGGCCGGCCCAGGCGGACACGGTCGTGAACCCGCCGAGGACGCCCGGTCCCAGGGTCGCGGCGAGCCGGGGCGAGCGGC
This genomic interval from Nocardioides palaemonis contains the following:
- a CDS encoding response regulator — translated: MSDASRQLRFLVVDDNEDIRDVFSRLVERAGHAAATAEDGQAAVERLQVETFDVMLLDLTMPRMNGVEVVRWLREHPEVAPTMKVVVISAWAGEHRATLQELGVDNVMQKPLRIQQLTDLITETLRTVDS
- a CDS encoding NAD(P)/FAD-dependent oxidoreductase, with protein sequence MAHVVVLGAGVSGHTAALHLRRLLDRTHTVTVVSPNSHWNWIPSNIWVGVGTMDKKSVVFPLAPVYRRKGIEFRQARAVAIRPDGTADDPRGAVDIVHTGKDRAGREEQLRFDYLVNATGPQLRFEATEGLGPDGGHTVSVCTADHAIDAARALSASIERMRAGTPQTLVVGMGHGTCTCEGAAFEYVFNVDQKLRDAGVRDLARLVYLTNEAALGDFGVGGMTFEEMGFRTSSELWTASLFRERGIEAVLGAHVERVEPGVVSFETLDGAHHRLEFDFAMLLPPFGGVRLHAYDREGADITDRMFAPSGFMRVDADYSPKPFEEWSAADWPRTYLAPGYDNIFAVGIAFAPPHQISLPRTTPNGTVIAPSPPRTGMPSGVMGRTAALTIVDRIRHGADRAPHTASLAEMGAACVASVGSGLREGSAASMTMMPVVPDYSRYPTGRDLGSTRGELGLGGHWVKLMLHHLFLYKAKARPGWHLIPE
- a CDS encoding metallopeptidase family protein; protein product: MPVDLDAASFDAMVERALDELPDELARLVENVVVLVEPEAPADDPDLLGLYDGLALTERPANHAGFLPDRILLFRGPLLDVAETVEELEEEVRITVVHEVAHHFGLDDARLHALGWG
- a CDS encoding fluoride efflux transporter FluC, translated to MSETTTALLVALGAAVGAPLRYACTHLLDDAWPRGTLLVNAVGSGLFGLFAALSLGGAAWALLGTGFCGALTTFSSFAVQAVDRPAREAGGYVAVTTVLALAACSAGWLLGSALAG
- a CDS encoding fluoride efflux transporter FluC, with amino-acid sequence MSGRRPRPDVLLLVAAGGALGALLRHAVDVVAHHGTFPWPTLAINVVGSFALGALPLLAAVRRSPRLAATLGPGVLGGFTTVSAWAGQTRELAASGHGAIAGLYLLVTLAAGLAAASVGRRLSRRAEPEEALG